In the Agrococcus beijingensis genome, GGTAGGCGAGGTCTTCGAGCTGCACGGTCGAAGGCACCGAGCGCAGGAACGCGTTCGAGCGCCGCTCCTTGATGAGCTGCAGGATGCTGAGGCCCGACCCGAGCGCGAACAGCCCCGTGCCGAGCGTCGCCACGAACACGTGGATCACCAGCCACGGCGACTGCAGCCCGGGCTGCAGGGGCGCGATGCTGACATAGAAGTTGACGGTCGCGGCGCCGAGGAAGACGGTCGCGAGACCCGTGATGAAGACGCCCAGGAAGTTCATGTCGCGCCACAGCCGCGACACCAGGAAGACGCCCACGATCATCGCGACACCGGTCAGCGCGAACTCGTACATGTTCGCCCACGGCACCCGCTCGGCCGCGATGCCGCGCAGCACCACGCCCACGACGTGGAGCGCCCAGGCGAGCACGGTCAGCGCGAAGCCGATGCGGGCCCCGCGTCCGGGCGGCGCGACGACGGATGCGTCCGCCCGCTCGGGCGCATCGGTGACGGCGGGTGCACCGACGGGAGCGCCGGCGCCCACCAGCTCGCGCGCGGCCGCCGGCACGGCCTTCGCCGCCGAGCGGCGCGCCACGTCGACCGCGTAGGCGATGAACGCGATCGTGTAGACCGCCATCGCCGAGTAGACCAGCAGCAGCGAGTAGGAGTCGAGTTCGGGGGGAGTCACCTGTCGATCGTACTCTCGCGCTCGTTCGCGCCCATAGCCGGCCGGTGCTCCGCGGGCGCGTCGTCAGCGTCACTCGCGGTGCCCGCCGCGGCACCAGCGGCGGCCGCCGCATCGCTCGTCGCGGCACCGTCAGCGCCCGACCCCGCGCCGCCGCGCGCCTCGGCGACCCGCG is a window encoding:
- the ccsB gene encoding c-type cytochrome biogenesis protein CcsB translates to MAVYTIAFIAYAVDVARRSAAKAVPAAARELVGAGAPVGAPAVTDAPERADASVVAPPGRGARIGFALTVLAWALHVVGVVLRGIAAERVPWANMYEFALTGVAMIVGVFLVSRLWRDMNFLGVFITGLATVFLGAATVNFYVSIAPLQPGLQSPWLVIHVFVATLGTGLFALGSGLSILQLIKERRSNAFLRSVPSTVQLEDLAYRVGVIGFIAWTFTLIAGAVWAEHAWGRYWGWDTKEVWTFVIWVIYAGYIHARATRGWRGTRSAWLQLVGFAAVIFNFTVVNLFFKGLHAYSGL